One Marinilabiliales bacterium genomic window, TTCAGATTGCAGATAGGTGTTTTCAGCAGGATGGTTGACAGAGATGTATATGAACGGTGGCAAAGGATGGCCGGCACCAAAAAAGTCGAATATACTGTAAATAACAGGGGACTCTATGTATATACTACCGGAAATTTTAATACTTTTGAGGAGGCTGTTGCCGTGCGCGACAGGTTCAGGCAGGGGGGAGTTCCCGATGCCTTCCTGGTTGCATACAGGGAAGATATTCGTATCAGCATGGAAGAGGCGGGCAGTATACTGAACAAACAGCTCCGGTAACGGTTGCTAAAGAAGTAAACATTAATTCGAAATGGCAGGAGGAGAAGGAACATATACAAGGAACACCCCCGGTGATAAAAGAAAGGGTGGAAAAGTAGCGAGGCGTATGCTGGTATTGCACAATGATGATGTGCATACTTTTAACTATGTAACAGATTGCCTGATCGAAGTGTGCGGTCACGATATGTTGCAGGCCGAGCAATGCACCTGGCTTGTTCATTTCAAGGGCAAATGCGATATACTCAGGGGTGGTTACGCCAAATTGCTTCCATACAGGAGGGCAATGGCCGATAAAGGCCTTAAGGTTACTATTGATTAATATTCTGTAATATGTCACTTACCGGCATTATACTTATTATATTACTCGGCATCGTGCTGCTGTGGGTCGAGTTTCTGGTTGCCCCGGGCATAACCATTGCCGGTATAGGAGGTGTTTTGTGCATAGGGACGGGTATCTACCTTTCATATGAGCTATACGATACCTCAACGGGAAACTACGTTCTGCTCGGATCGGTCCTGTTCATGTTCCTGAGTGTATATTATTCACTCAAATCCCGTACCTGGCGACGAACAATGCTTGAATCGAAACTTGAGGGAAGGGTGAACATTGTAAACGAAGAAACTGTTAAAGCGGGCGATACCGGCATTGCAGCAACCCGCCTTGCCCCAATAGGCAAAGTGATGATCAACAATGAATATTACGATGCAAAATCGGACGACAATATTATCAACTC contains:
- a CDS encoding ATP-dependent Clp protease adaptor ClpS; this encodes MLVLHNDDVHTFNYVTDCLIEVCGHDMLQAEQCTWLVHFKGKCDILRGGYAKLLPYRRAMADKGLKVTID